The nucleotide window CCAGCAGTTCGGATCGCGCGGCGGCTACGTCTTTTTCACCAGATTCGACAACATGATCGCCGTCACGAACGGCATCGACGAATCGGTCCACCGGCAGGTCCAGACCTCGATCCGCAATCGCTACCCCGTGACGACGAGTTTCGGGATCGGTGTCGACCCCTCTCCCGCGGTCGCACTCGAAGCGGCGACCGAAGCGATCCAGGACGCGGGGAGTGCCCAGGACGCCGAGCGGCGCGAGGTGCTGTCCGGCTCGATACTCGACGAGTCCGCGGACGACGACCTCACGATCGCACACTTCGACGTCAACGACGCGACCGAGCGGTTGACCGATCGCCTCGACGCGTTCGCGACGTTCGCCCACATCGAACGCGGCTACGCCGAACTGATGGCGCACTTCTACGAGGCCCACGAGGGCCTGGCCTTTTTCGTCGGCGGTGACAACGTCATCGCGGTCTGCCCCGACCTGGATCGAGCAGCGTTCGAGGAGACGATCGCCCACGTCGACGAGGCGGCGGGCGTCGATCTCAAGGTCGGCGTCGGTGGCGGCGCGACCGCCGAGTCGGCGGGCATGGCCGCCAAACACGCCCTCGAACGCTGTCGCGAGAACGGCCACGACGTCGATATCGACGACTCGGCTCAGTAGCCTTCGCCGTGCTCGATCGGGCCCGAAAACGTCGAGTAGAGCACCCAGAAGTAACTGAGTACGAACGGCATCAGAACAAGCGTCATGAGCGTCATGAGGTTCAAGGGGAGTGGCTGGACGATCGCCGTCTCGACCGTGAGGCCGACAGCGGGATCGATCGTCGGATAGAGGAGGAGTGCGACGATCGCCACCAGCGCGTACACCATCCCGGCGGTGCTCACCCAGGCGGCCTGGAAGCGATCCGCTCGGATCGCCCACGCGTACACCCCGGCGGCGACGAGGGTCGCGACGACGAGGGCGATCACCGGCACCGAGAGGATGGCCCCACGCATGTCCGGCCGAAGCGCGACCAGGTAGCCAATCGCCAGCACGATCGCCCCGAGATAGCCCGCGAGGGCGGTGAGGCCCCTTCGTTCGAGCGAGGTCTGGAGATGCCCGGGTTCCGAGCGCGTCCCGATAAAGGCTGCCGCGTCGACGACACACAGCGCGACGAGCGCGAGGCCCACGACGACGCCGGGGACGGTCACGAGTTGCTCGGCGCCGACGAGCCAGTTGCCCGCGAACATCCCCAAAAAGAACGGCGAGAGGACGCTCCCGACGACGAATGATCGGCCCCACCAGCGCCGCCAGGTCGGATCCGCGCGCTGTTCGTACATCTCCGGGGCGATCCCGCGCAGGATGAGCGCCCCGAGAATCGCGAACATCAGCAGGTAGTGCCGGCCGAACAGGTTGGCGTACAGCGGCGGGAACGCCGCGAACATCGCCCCGCCGAAGACGATGAGCCACACCTCGTTGCCGTCCCAGAAGGGCCCGACGATCGCGAGCAGCGTCTCCCGCTCGTGGTCGTCTTCGGCCCGGGCGAACAGGACGCCCGCCCCGAAGTCGAACCCATCGAGGAAGATGAAGGTTCCCAACAGGGCAAAGAGCAGCACGAACCAGAGTCCGGTCAACGGCAGGCCAAAGAGTGGCCCGCTCGTGAGCGTCTCAAGCATCGCTGGTCACCTCCTCGGCCATGCCGACATCGGCGGCCGACGGCGGTCCGTTGCGGATCATCCACCGAACGACGGTGACGTAGACGACGAGCAAGGCGCTGTACCCCAGGACGAACCCCGCGAGCGTCAGCGTCGCCTCGCCGCCGGTCAGCGAGGTCGTCACCCCCTCGGCGGTCCGAAGCGATCCGGAGGGTCCGTCGAACAGCCAGGGCTGGCGGCCCACCTCGGTGACGATCCACCCGAGTTCCGTCGCGAACAGACCGCCGCCGGCCGACAGCACGAGTGCGTACAACAACCGTCGGTCGGTCGTCAGGCGGCCCTGTGACCACCGATAGCCCGCCCAGAGGCCGAGGGCGATGAACCAGAAGCCCAGCGCGATCATCAAGCGGAACGACCAGAACACGTACGCGACGGGCGGCATGCCCTCGAACTCGTTCAACCCCTGTATCTCCGCGGTCGGATCACCCCCGCTCGCGAGGAAGGAGGCCCCGCCGGGGATTCCGATGATGAACAGATCAGTCGTGCGCGGATCGGTAAAGCCCTCCAGATCCGTCGGGACGGCAACGAGCGCCTCGACGACCCCCGAGTCGGTCTCGTAGATGGCCTCCATCGCGGCGAACTTCTGCGGTTGAGTCTCGTGGACGTGCCGGGCATAGGCGTCGCCCTGGATCGCCTGCAGCGGCGCGGTGATCAGGAGTGCGACGACACCGACCTTGAGCGCGAGCGTCCAGAACTCCGGATCGCGGTCGCGAAGCACGTGATAAGCCGCGAGGCCGGCGAGGAGGAGCGCGACGGAGATGACCGCTGCGGTCTGCATGTGGACGAACATCCAGACGAACCGCGGGTTGGCGTACGCCGCGATCGGATCGGTGAGGTGGACGACCTCCATCCCACCCTCCTCGACCATCTCGTAGCCCCGTGGCGTCTGCATCCAGGAGTTCGCGATCAGGATCCAGACCGCCGACAGCCAGGATCCGAGCGCGACGAGCACGGCCGAGAGCATGTAGAGTCGATCGGAGACGCGCTCGCGCCCGAACACGAACACGCCGAGGAACGTCGATTCGAGGAAAAACGCCATCATCCCCTCGGTGGCGAGCGGCCCACCGAACAGTTCACCGACCGCCGTCGAGAACGTCGCGAAGTTCGTCCCGAACTCGAATTCGAGGACGATCCCCGTGACCGTTCCACAGACGAACGTGATCGCGAAGATCTTCGTCCAGAACCGCTGGTGACGGGTGTAGATCGGGTCGTCTGACCGGATCGACTTCCACGTGAAATACACCAGAAACGGTGCGAGGCCCATGCTGATCGCCGGAAACAGGATGTGGACGGCCGTCGTCAGCGCGAACTGCAGACGGCTCGCCAGGACAGGATCGATCATGTGTGGCTGTGAAATGAACTCATGACGGTTTCCAGTGAAGCAGCCTCAAATACCAGTGCCATCGTTCTCGGTCACCGGGAAGAGACTGGGCGGTTTAATTTGCGCGCACGGAGCGGAGAAACTGACTTTCCGGAGCCCGTTGGGCCGTGTCGAGGACTATATCTCTTTATCAACAGCAGGACGCTTTGGTTAGCGATCACCTCACTGGCGGACCCACCAGAGCGCGCCACCGCCGCCCCCGAGACCGATCAGTCCCAGCCCGGCTGCAATCGGGAGGGCATCGATACCACTCCCTTCCGTGTCCTGTTGTCGTGGTTCTGCTGTCTCGGTCGGTTCGACAGCTGGTGATGGTGTGTCTCTGGCTGGTTCGGTCAACGCATACACCAATCCATCGAAACTCCCGATGTAGACGGTCCCGTCCGCCACCGACGGTGACTGGGGCACCCAATCGCCGGTTTCGTACTGCCACTGTACTGTTCCGTCTGTCGCGTCCAGTGCGTACACACTGTCGTCATCACTCCCGACGTAGACGGTGCCGTCTGCGACCGCCGGTGAAGAATGTATCTCGTCGTCCGTTCGGTACTCCCATCGTTTGGTGCCGTCGTCCGCATCCAGGGCGTAGACAGTGTTGTCCCAACTCCCAATGTAGACGGTGGTATCTGCGATCGCTGGTGACGAATTTATGACACCATTCGTTGTCTGACCCCACTCGACGCTGCCGTCTTCGGCGTCCAACGCGTACACGATCCCCTCGAAATTTCCGACGTACACGGTGTCATTCGCCACTGCCGGTGACGACGACACGCCACCAGTGGTTTCGTACCGCCACTGGACAGTGCCATCCCCGGCGTCTATTGCGTAGATACTGTCGTCCCAACTCCCCACGTAAACCGTCCCATCGACGATTGCCGGTGATGAATGCACCTCGTCACCCGTTTCGTAACGCCACCGTTCGGTCCCATCGTCCGCATCGACCGCGTACACATGATTATCGAGACTCCCGACGTACACGGTCCCGTCCGCGACCACTGGCGAGCAGTTCAGTTCACCATCAGTTTCGAAGCGCCACTGAATGGTGCCATCGTCTACGTCCAGTGCGTACAAACGATTGTCCCAACTCCCGATATAGACCGTTCCATCGTCCACTGCCGGTGACGAATGCACCTCGTCACCGGTCTCGAACTGCCACTGGACGGTGCCATCGCCCGCATCAATGGCAGACACACGACTGTTGGTGCTCCCGAGGTAGACGGTCCCATCCACGGCTGCCGGAGACGAATCGTTAGGGGCGCCAGTTTCGTACTGCCAGCGTTCGGTCCCATTAGCAGCATCGATCGCGTACACACTGTTCTGAGTTCCGACATAGACGGTGCTATCTCTCACCGATGGTGAAATAGTCCCGTCCGCGACTGCCGATTGGCTTCTCTCCCATCCCCCAGTCTCAAAGCGCCACTTGACGGCCCCATGGGTTCGGTCAAGTGCGTACACGTTGCCGTCGTAACTTCCGACGTGGACGGTCCCATCCGCTATCACTGGTGATGAGTTCACCCAGTCGTCAGTTTCGAAGCGCCACTCGACGGCCCCGTCTCTCGCGTCCAGTGCGTACACATTGTTGTCGAAGCTCCCGACGAACACAGTCCCATCCGCCACCGCCGGCGATGAGTTGACCCTGTCACCGGTATCGAAACGCCACTCTTCGGAGCCTCCACTCGCGTCCACCGCGTAGACGGTGTTGTCGAAACTCCCGACGTACACGGTCCCGTCCGCGATCGCCGGCGACCCCATCACGGTATCCTCAGTTTCGAACTGCCACTCGACAGTGCCATCTCCGGCGTCCAGTGCGTACACGTTGTTGTCGATGCCCCCGACATAGACGGTTCCATCCGCCACTGCTGGTGTACAATGGACCTCTGCCCCGGTTTCGTATTGCCACAGTTCGGTCCCCTCGACCGCGTCCAGTGCGTACACACTGGCGTCGCCACTCCCGACGTAGACCGTGCCATCAGACACAACGGGTGAAAAATACATCCGAGCGTTGGTTTCAAACCGCCACTGAACGGCCCCACTGGCCGGATCCACCGCACAGACAGTCCCATCGGCCGTCCCGACGTAGAGGGTACCGTTAGCCAGGACTGGTGTGGTTTTGACGGGCGAACTCAAGCGGGTGCGCCACCGGACTGACCGATCGGCCTCCGAAAGGGCGACGACACCCCGAACAGTGCCGAGATACACAGTGTCGCCGTCGGCCGTGGGCGACGATTCCAGTCCGGAAACATCCGGGAAGTGCCATTCAGGGGAGACGCCTGTAACCGGACCAGTCGTGTCCGCTGCGTGCCCCGTATTGGCGTCGTCGTATCCGAACTGGTGCCAGTCGTCGGTGCTCCGGTGAGCCGTGACTGTGTGGGTCCCTGCAGTCAGGACGCTCCCCCCGAGTATCGTCGCCCCACTCGCTCGTAAAATCTGTCGACGGGTTGGCGATTGCTGCATACGTGCAACTTGTTGCCGGTCCACTTCGGGGCTCCGCATTTCGACTGTCGAACCACGGCGTCGCACGTGCGGGTCTTCGAACGGTCCTCGGTCACTCCGATCACGATGGCGGGGTCCGAACAATGAAGCCCGACGCGACCGAGACGCCAGTCGATGGCCGACATTCAGGAAAAGACAGACACGATGGCCGACAGGCCGTCGGGTGCAACGATCGACTGGCCGTGGGCCCGCGAGCACGCACTGGCGGTGACGGGTCTGCTGACACTCATCGCGTACCTGCTCGTCGGGCTGACCTTCGCCGGCGTGCTCCCGTGGCCGTCGATCGGCCGAGAGACCTCGGAGTTGCTCGCGCGTGTTGTCACGGTGCTCAACGGGATCTCGCTGACCTTCCTGCTCGCGGGCGTCTATTACATCCACAACGACCGGGTCGCCCGTCACCGCACAGCGATGCTCGCGAGCGTCGCGACGATCGCACTGTTTCTGGTCGTCTACCTCCAGAAAGTCGGCGGTGGCGGGACGATGACCTTCGACGGGCCAGCGATGGTCGGGCTGGTCTACTTCCCGATGCTCGCGATCCACCTGCTTCTCTCGGCGCTGGCGGTTCCGCTGGTCTCGTATGCGCTCGTCGTCGGTCTCGTCACACCGATCGACCGTCTCCCCGAGACCGCTCACCCGCGGATCGGCAGGTGGGCCGCTGGCACGTGGACGTTGAGTCTCGTCCTCGGGATCGTCACGCACCTGCTGTTGACTTTCTATGGGTGGGAGTACGTCGTCGGGCCGTACTAGGCCGAGCGGCGGGGAAATCGGCGGAGCGGTGGAAAAAAGCGATTCGAGCTACTCCAGACCGGTTTCGGTGTCGTCCGGGGCCTCCTCGCCGTACCGACCGGAACCGATGTCGTACTCGCTGAAGAGGTACGCCGCGCCGAGACCGAACAGTCCGACGCCAGCGATCGCGAGGAGGGGCAGTCCGCCGCCGCCCGACTCCGGGACGTAGGGATAGGACAGCGAGAGATTCTCCGTGATCGCCTCGGCAGGCGGCCAGATCCCCGATCCCACGTCGTCTGGCGGATCGCTCTCCGTCGCGGGTCCGCCGGGTTCCTCACAGACGATGCGCCCGACCATCCCGAGGCCCTTGTGCGGGATGCAGTAGTAGTCGTACGTGCCTGGCTCCTCGAAGGTGTAGTCGTAACTCGCGCCCGACTCCTCGAAGACGGTGCTGTCCCACGAGTCGGCCGCCTCGGGGATGCGCCGCGTGCTGGCGCCCTGGTTGTCCTCGGTGTAGGCCGTCGCGGAGTGACTCCCGCTCTCGTTGACCCACCGGACGGTGTCGCCCGGTTCGACGTACAGGCCGACCGGGTCGAAATAGAAGTCCGTCCCGTCGGTGTACATCCCGATCACGTACGGGTCGTCGGCGGTCCCGCTGCCTGCCCGTGGATCGTCTGCGTCCTGGGCGGCACCCACTCCCGCGCCCACTGTGGCCGCCGATCCGACGGTCGCGAGGAAGGCTCGACGTCTCATACGTCGATCGACGGGATCGAGGGTCCTGACTCTGGGGGTAGCCAGTCCGGATCGCCGCGGGCGGGTCCTTTATAATCCACCGCCGTCAGATAGTCGCACGTACATGTGCCGGGCCCGCGACCACGTCGGAGGGGATGGTAATGAGACGTGAGACGGTGGTGATCGCCCTGTTGATCGGGGCCGTACTCCTGCCGATGTGGGCGCTCACGATCGAGACCGGCCACAACAGCTTCGAGGAGATCGCCGTCCAGCCAGCCGAGAACAGTTCGCTCGCGCCGACTGCTGGCTTCCTGCCGACACCGACGGAAGTGTCCGTGTACGTTTCGGGCGTGTTGAGTTGGCTCGGCGTGTTCGCGATCTTCGGCTTCCTGGCGTTTCAGGTCAGATTCGTCGACCGCATCGGGCGCGCGGGCGAGCCACAGCACGGGTCGGCCGACGACCTGCCGGGCGTGCCATCGTTCGTCGAGAGCGAGTTCCGCGAGATCGTCGCGTACTGGCCGGCGCGGGCCGACCTCGCGGGCGTCGCGCTCGTCGGTCTGTTCGCGTTTTTGACCGTCCTCTTTGCGACGCTGTTCGCCGTCGAGACGCTCGGCGCGGCACGCCTGCAGTTCCTCGGCCTCTACGCTGCACTGGGCAGTTTCTCGCTGGCCGAACTCGTCGTCTGCTATACGACCTACTTCCTGCCCTCGATCACCGTCGCAGAACAGAGAGATCACTCATGAGCGATCCGGAGTCAGAGACAGACACAGTCGCATCGACCGCCGAGGGCGAGCAGAGCCGGGAGGAACTGCTCCGGACGACCCGGCGCAACGCCGCGACGCTGTTCGCGGGTATCGCCGGGACCGCCGCGATCGGCAGTTTCGCCGTCACGGGCCTGGTCGGCCTCGATCGGGCCGCCCTCGAGGGCGGCCCCGACCGCCTGTACGCCGAGGGCGTCCGCCTGGTCGACGAGGCAGGCGAGACGCTCGGCGTCGACGCCATCCCCGAGGGCAGCGGCGAGACGATGACCGTCTTCCCCGAGGCCGAAGGCGGTGGCCCGATCCGCACGCAGGAGGCGACGACGGTGCTCGTCCGGTTCACGGACGGCGACTACGAGGACCCGACGACAGTGTCCGGGACGGTCGCCGGCTACGCCGCGTACTCGCGAGTCTGTACGCACGCGGGCTGTATCGTCTCCCAGCGCAGCGGCCCCGACGGCCAGTACTTCCTGTGTCCGTGCCACCAGAGCGAGTTCGACCCGCTCGAAGGCGCGAGCGTCGCGGGTGGCCCGGCGACCAAACCGTTGCCACAGCTCCCGATCGGGCTGACCGAAGACGACGAACTCATCGTGGCGACGGGTGAGTTCGACGATACGATCGGGCCAGGGTGATACCATGCAGGGTCCACCCATTCCGTCGCTCGACGATCTGCCCCACATCCAGCGGAACGTGTACGACTGGGCCGACGACCGCCTCGACCTGGAGGACTCGCTGTTCGGCAAGGCGTTCCCCGAGGACAAGTACGGCTCTTTCCTGCTGGGTGAGATGGCACTGTTCAGCTTTCTCATCCTGATCGGGACGGGCGTCTTCCTGGGCTTTCTCTACCGGCCGGGGTCGGAACTGGTCGTCTACGAGGGCGCGGCGGCGCAGTTCGCGGGCCAGGAAGTGCCCGTCGCGTTCGCGAGCGTGCTCAGAATTAGCTACGACGTGCCCGCGGGGATGTTCATCCGGATGGTCCACCACTGGGCCGCCTACGTGTTCATCGCCGCGATCGGGCTCCACATGTTCCGGGTGTTTTTCACCGGAGCCTATCGGAACCCACGCGAACTCAACTGGGTGATCGGCGCGACCCTGCTCTTTCTCGTGCTCGGTGAGGGGTACATGGGGTACGCGCTGCCGTTCGACAACTACGGCGCGACCGCGACCGCGATCGGGTTCGAAATCGCCGGGTCGATCCCCGTGCTCGGCGAGTTCGTCCGCGGCCTCGTCTTCGGTGGTGGCTGGCCGGACAACGCCGGCACGATCTTGCCCCGACTGTACTTCTATCACGTCGTCGCGCTCCCGCTGGTCATCGGCGGGTTGCTCGCGGCCCACATGGGCTTGCTCGTCCGGCAGAAACACACCGAACAGCAGTCCGCGCGCGACCCCGACGAACTCGCGGGCGTCGACGGTGACGACGACTCCCGCGTCGTGGGCATGCCACTCCTGCCCAACCAGGCGGCGATCACGATCGTGGCCTTCCTCGGTGTGTTCGGCGTCATCGCGCTGCTCGCCGGCTTCTTCCCGGTCCAGCGGTTGCCGCTGTGGGGGCCCAGCGATCCGACGACGACGCCGCCGGGCGTCGCGCCCGACTGGTTTATCACCTGGGTGTTCGGTCTGCTCAAACTCGTCGGGCCGATTCCCTATTCGGAGTTCGTCGGCGGCGTCGTGATCCCGGGCCTGATCTCGAACGTCCTCGTCATGTGGCCCTTTATCGACTGGTCGGACGACGAGGCGCACTTCACGGCCGATCCGATCCAGCGCCCCGCGCCGACGGCAATCGGCGTCGCGGGCATCACGTTCATCATCATGCTCTCGATCGCCGCCCAGAACGGAGCGGTCGCGAGTGTCGTCGGCATGGAGACCGGGGCCGTGATGTGGCCGCTGCGCATCCTCGTCGCCGTCGTGCCCGCGCTCTGGGGGTTGATCACCTACGCCGTGCTCAAGCGCGGTGTGCGTCGGCGTGCGGCCGCCGAGGCGGAGTAGCGTGGACCGACCGACGCTGCCCGCGCGCCGCTAT belongs to Halococcoides cellulosivorans and includes:
- a CDS encoding plastocyanin/azurin family copper-binding protein — encoded protein: MRRRAFLATVGSAATVGAGVGAAQDADDPRAGSGTADDPYVIGMYTDGTDFYFDPVGLYVEPGDTVRWVNESGSHSATAYTEDNQGASTRRIPEAADSWDSTVFEESGASYDYTFEEPGTYDYYCIPHKGLGMVGRIVCEEPGGPATESDPPDDVGSGIWPPAEAITENLSLSYPYVPESGGGGLPLLAIAGVGLFGLGAAYLFSEYDIGSGRYGEEAPDDTETGLE
- a CDS encoding QcrA and Rieske domain-containing protein, giving the protein MSDPESETDTVASTAEGEQSREELLRTTRRNAATLFAGIAGTAAIGSFAVTGLVGLDRAALEGGPDRLYAEGVRLVDEAGETLGVDAIPEGSGETMTVFPEAEGGGPIRTQEATTVLVRFTDGDYEDPTTVSGTVAGYAAYSRVCTHAGCIVSQRSGPDGQYFLCPCHQSEFDPLEGASVAGGPATKPLPQLPIGLTEDDELIVATGEFDDTIGPG
- a CDS encoding cytochrome d ubiquinol oxidase subunit II; this encodes MLETLTSGPLFGLPLTGLWFVLLFALLGTFIFLDGFDFGAGVLFARAEDDHERETLLAIVGPFWDGNEVWLIVFGGAMFAAFPPLYANLFGRHYLLMFAILGALILRGIAPEMYEQRADPTWRRWWGRSFVVGSVLSPFFLGMFAGNWLVGAEQLVTVPGVVVGLALVALCVVDAAAFIGTRSEPGHLQTSLERRGLTALAGYLGAIVLAIGYLVALRPDMRGAILSVPVIALVVATLVAAGVYAWAIRADRFQAAWVSTAGMVYALVAIVALLLYPTIDPAVGLTVETAIVQPLPLNLMTLMTLVLMPFVLSYFWVLYSTFSGPIEHGEGY
- a CDS encoding beta-alanine-activating enzyme beta-propeller domain-containing protein: MRSPEVDRQQVARMQQSPTRRQILRASGATILGGSVLTAGTHTVTAHRSTDDWHQFGYDDANTGHAADTTGPVTGVSPEWHFPDVSGLESSPTADGDTVYLGTVRGVVALSEADRSVRWRTRLSSPVKTTPVLANGTLYVGTADGTVCAVDPASGAVQWRFETNARMYFSPVVSDGTVYVGSGDASVYALDAVEGTELWQYETGAEVHCTPAVADGTVYVGGIDNNVYALDAGDGTVEWQFETEDTVMGSPAIADGTVYVGSFDNTVYAVDASGGSEEWRFDTGDRVNSSPAVADGTVFVGSFDNNVYALDARDGAVEWRFETDDWVNSSPVIADGTVHVGSYDGNVYALDRTHGAVKWRFETGGWERSQSAVADGTISPSVRDSTVYVGTQNSVYAIDAANGTERWQYETGAPNDSSPAAVDGTVYLGSTNSRVSAIDAGDGTVQWQFETGDEVHSSPAVDDGTVYIGSWDNRLYALDVDDGTIQWRFETDGELNCSPVVADGTVYVGSLDNHVYAVDADDGTERWRYETGDEVHSSPAIVDGTVYVGSWDDSIYAIDAGDGTVQWRYETTGGVSSSPAVANDTVYVGNFEGIVYALDAEDGSVEWGQTTNGVINSSPAIADTTVYIGSWDNTVYALDADDGTKRWEYRTDDEIHSSPAVADGTVYVGSDDDSVYALDATDGTVQWQYETGDWVPQSPSVADGTVYIGSFDGLVYALTEPARDTPSPAVEPTETAEPRQQDTEGSGIDALPIAAGLGLIGLGGGGGALWWVRQ
- a CDS encoding DUF420 domain-containing protein, encoding MADIQEKTDTMADRPSGATIDWPWAREHALAVTGLLTLIAYLLVGLTFAGVLPWPSIGRETSELLARVVTVLNGISLTFLLAGVYYIHNDRVARHRTAMLASVATIALFLVVYLQKVGGGGTMTFDGPAMVGLVYFPMLAIHLLLSALAVPLVSYALVVGLVTPIDRLPETAHPRIGRWAAGTWTLSLVLGIVTHLLLTFYGWEYVVGPY
- a CDS encoding GTP cyclohydrolase IIa — protein: MPNTQVTLVQIDNYGPWTVTPEPRREVDLQTLQSRLYADLSQQFGSRGGYVFFTRFDNMIAVTNGIDESVHRQVQTSIRNRYPVTTSFGIGVDPSPAVALEAATEAIQDAGSAQDAERREVLSGSILDESADDDLTIAHFDVNDATERLTDRLDAFATFAHIERGYAELMAHFYEAHEGLAFFVGGDNVIAVCPDLDRAAFEETIAHVDEAAGVDLKVGVGGGATAESAGMAAKHALERCRENGHDVDIDDSAQ
- a CDS encoding cytochrome b, with the translated sequence MQGPPIPSLDDLPHIQRNVYDWADDRLDLEDSLFGKAFPEDKYGSFLLGEMALFSFLILIGTGVFLGFLYRPGSELVVYEGAAAQFAGQEVPVAFASVLRISYDVPAGMFIRMVHHWAAYVFIAAIGLHMFRVFFTGAYRNPRELNWVIGATLLFLVLGEGYMGYALPFDNYGATATAIGFEIAGSIPVLGEFVRGLVFGGGWPDNAGTILPRLYFYHVVALPLVIGGLLAAHMGLLVRQKHTEQQSARDPDELAGVDGDDDSRVVGMPLLPNQAAITIVAFLGVFGVIALLAGFFPVQRLPLWGPSDPTTTPPGVAPDWFITWVFGLLKLVGPIPYSEFVGGVVIPGLISNVLVMWPFIDWSDDEAHFTADPIQRPAPTAIGVAGITFIIMLSIAAQNGAVASVVGMETGAVMWPLRILVAVVPALWGLITYAVLKRGVRRRAAAEAE
- a CDS encoding cytochrome ubiquinol oxidase subunit I, which translates into the protein MIDPVLASRLQFALTTAVHILFPAISMGLAPFLVYFTWKSIRSDDPIYTRHQRFWTKIFAITFVCGTVTGIVLEFEFGTNFATFSTAVGELFGGPLATEGMMAFFLESTFLGVFVFGRERVSDRLYMLSAVLVALGSWLSAVWILIANSWMQTPRGYEMVEEGGMEVVHLTDPIAAYANPRFVWMFVHMQTAAVISVALLLAGLAAYHVLRDRDPEFWTLALKVGVVALLITAPLQAIQGDAYARHVHETQPQKFAAMEAIYETDSGVVEALVAVPTDLEGFTDPRTTDLFIIGIPGGASFLASGGDPTAEIQGLNEFEGMPPVAYVFWSFRLMIALGFWFIALGLWAGYRWSQGRLTTDRRLLYALVLSAGGGLFATELGWIVTEVGRQPWLFDGPSGSLRTAEGVTTSLTGGEATLTLAGFVLGYSALLVVYVTVVRWMIRNGPPSAADVGMAEEVTSDA